In Janibacter alkaliphilus, the following proteins share a genomic window:
- a CDS encoding ABC transporter permease, with protein MSLRRTLATAARVLTQLRADHRTVALILVVPCVLVGLLAWIYDGTAMFDRVGPLLLGLFPFVLMFVVTSVTTLRERTSGTLERLLTTPLAKADLLTGYALAFGLMALLQGIVATTFAVVVCGLDVAGPLWVLIGLVVLTAVLGTALGLLASAFAATEFQAVQLMPALVLPQALLCGLLVPRESMPRPLELLSDVLPLSYAVDAAAAVAGQAEPWGDLTTPVLVMLAWVVLSLAVGSLTLRRRTP; from the coding sequence ATGAGTCTGCGCCGCACCCTGGCCACCGCAGCCCGCGTGCTGACCCAGCTGCGCGCCGACCACCGCACCGTCGCCCTGATCCTCGTCGTCCCCTGCGTGCTCGTCGGCCTGCTCGCCTGGATCTACGACGGCACCGCGATGTTCGACCGGGTCGGTCCGCTGCTGCTGGGGCTCTTCCCCTTCGTCCTGATGTTCGTCGTCACCTCCGTCACCACCCTGCGCGAGCGCACCTCGGGCACCCTCGAGCGGCTGCTGACCACCCCGCTGGCGAAGGCGGACCTGCTCACCGGCTACGCCCTGGCCTTCGGCCTCATGGCGCTGCTGCAAGGCATCGTGGCCACCACCTTCGCCGTCGTGGTCTGCGGTCTGGACGTCGCCGGACCGCTCTGGGTGCTGATCGGGCTCGTCGTGCTCACCGCGGTGCTGGGCACCGCGCTGGGGCTGCTGGCCAGCGCCTTCGCCGCCACCGAGTTCCAGGCGGTCCAGCTCATGCCGGCGCTGGTGCTGCCGCAGGCGCTGCTGTGCGGGCTGCTCGTGCCGCGGGAGTCGATGCCGCGCCCGCTCGAGCTGCTCTCGGACGTGCTGCCGCTGTCCTACGCGGTGGACGCCGCGGCGGCCGTGGCCGGGCAGGCCGAGCCGTGGGGCGACCTGACCACCCCGGTCCTCGTCATGCTCGCCTGGGTCGTCCTCTCCCTCGCCGTGGGCTCGCTGACGCTGCGCCGACGCACCCCCTGA
- a CDS encoding ABC transporter ATP-binding protein, with protein sequence MEKCAVEVDGLRVVRGGRTVLPDLSLTVPRGQVVGLLGPSGGGKSTVIRAIAGVQRVAKGEFRVLGLPAGSPALRTRLAYVTQSPSVYPDLTVTANVRYLATLLGAPDPAAAARDAIAQVDLASHADALVGRLSGGQRSRASLAAALVGRPEVLLLDEPTVGLDPVLRRDLWDLFADLAAGGTTLLVSSHVMDEATRCDRLLLLREGELLADDTPAGLLAATGAEDAEGAFLALVEAASGCDATGEVAS encoded by the coding sequence ATGGAGAAATGCGCGGTCGAGGTGGACGGGCTGAGGGTGGTACGCGGCGGGAGGACCGTGCTGCCGGACCTCAGCCTCACCGTCCCTCGTGGGCAGGTGGTCGGGCTGCTCGGTCCCAGCGGCGGGGGCAAGTCCACGGTGATCCGGGCGATCGCCGGGGTGCAGCGGGTGGCGAAGGGGGAGTTCCGCGTCCTCGGTCTCCCGGCCGGCAGCCCCGCGCTGCGCACCCGGCTCGCCTACGTCACCCAGTCGCCGAGCGTCTACCCCGACCTGACCGTCACCGCCAACGTCCGCTACCTCGCCACGCTCCTCGGGGCGCCGGACCCCGCCGCCGCCGCCCGTGACGCGATCGCGCAGGTCGATCTCGCCAGCCACGCCGACGCCCTCGTCGGGCGCCTCTCCGGCGGCCAGCGCTCCCGGGCCTCGCTGGCCGCCGCGCTCGTCGGCCGGCCGGAGGTGCTGCTGCTGGATGAGCCCACTGTCGGGCTGGACCCGGTGCTGCGCCGCGACCTGTGGGACCTCTTCGCCGACCTGGCCGCCGGTGGCACGACCCTGCTGGTCTCCAGCCACGTCATGGACGAGGCCACCCGCTGCGACCGGCTGCTGCTGCTGCGCGAGGGCGAGCTGCTGGCCGACGACACCCCGGCGGGGCTGCTCGCCGCCACCGGCGCCGAGGACGCCGAGGGCGCCTTCCTCGCGCTGGTCGAGGCCGCGTCGGGGTGCGACGCCACGGGGGAGGTGGCGTCATGA
- a CDS encoding sugar phosphate isomerase/epimerase family protein, with the protein MTGSPAVPVALSSASMYPQGAAATFETAARLGYDGVEVMVWTDPISQQAGALRALAEHHGVRIVSIHAPTLLLTARVWGSDPWTKVDRSIELAQEVGASTAVLHPPFRWQRDYARTFVDGVATREHDSGVTLAVENMFPWAARGRQVQAYLPHWDPVPQPYDHVTLDLSHTATAGSDAMQMVRDLGDRLAHIHLADGSGATVRDEHLVPGRGSQPCAEVLAHLGASGFGGSVVLEVGTRRLAAEDRDDDLRECLDFAREHLGQRVP; encoded by the coding sequence ATGACCGGATCACCCGCGGTGCCCGTCGCGCTGTCCTCGGCGTCGATGTACCCGCAGGGGGCGGCCGCCACCTTCGAGACCGCGGCCCGGCTCGGCTACGACGGGGTCGAGGTGATGGTCTGGACCGATCCGATCTCCCAGCAGGCCGGGGCGCTGCGGGCGCTGGCCGAGCACCACGGGGTGCGGATCGTCTCGATCCACGCGCCCACGCTGCTGCTGACCGCGCGGGTCTGGGGGAGCGACCCGTGGACCAAGGTGGACCGCTCGATCGAGCTGGCGCAGGAGGTGGGAGCGTCGACCGCGGTGCTGCACCCGCCCTTCCGCTGGCAGCGGGACTACGCCCGCACCTTCGTCGACGGGGTGGCCACCCGCGAGCACGACTCGGGGGTCACGCTGGCGGTGGAGAACATGTTCCCGTGGGCCGCGCGCGGTCGGCAGGTGCAGGCCTACCTGCCGCACTGGGACCCGGTGCCGCAGCCCTACGACCACGTCACGCTGGACCTGTCGCACACCGCCACCGCCGGCTCGGACGCGATGCAGATGGTGCGCGACCTCGGCGACCGGCTGGCGCACATCCACCTGGCCGACGGGTCCGGGGCGACGGTCCGGGACGAGCACCTCGTGCCGGGGCGGGGCAGCCAGCCGTGCGCGGAGGTGCTGGCCCACCTGGGCGCCAGCGGTTTCGGCGGCTCGGTGGTGCTGGAGGTCGGGACCCGGCGGCTGGCGGCCGAGGACCGGGACGACGACCTGCGCGAGTGCCTCGACTTCGCCCGGGAGCACCTGGGCCAGCGGGTGCCCTGA
- a CDS encoding Ppx/GppA phosphatase family protein, with translation MRLGVIDVGSNTVHLLVVDAHPGGPPLPATSHKMLLRLSEHVDDEGRVDAAGAADLTRFVGECLEIAEEQGAEDLLPFATSALREAPNGEEVLAGVRAGTGVDLRVLSGEDEARLTFLAARRWTGWSAGRLLVIDIGGGSLELSIGTDEEPDVAASTMLGAGRVTRELLQDDPPSPEQVKDARRRVRAVLAREMRPFSKQGRPDFAVGTSKTMRSLARLTGAAPSSEGPFVARRLQAADLGDVIARLTPMPSSRRTGLPGVSESRAHQVLAGAIVAEAAMDLLGVSELEICPWALREGVILRYLDTMEESARALSAQSGGVASGA, from the coding sequence ATGCGCCTCGGGGTCATCGACGTCGGCTCGAACACCGTCCACCTGCTCGTGGTCGACGCCCACCCCGGCGGGCCGCCGCTGCCGGCCACCTCGCACAAGATGCTGCTGCGGCTCAGCGAGCACGTCGACGACGAGGGGCGGGTGGACGCCGCCGGTGCCGCCGACCTGACCCGCTTCGTCGGGGAGTGCCTGGAGATCGCCGAGGAGCAGGGCGCCGAGGACCTGCTGCCCTTCGCCACCAGCGCGCTGCGCGAGGCCCCCAACGGCGAGGAGGTGCTCGCCGGCGTGCGCGCCGGCACCGGCGTCGACCTGAGGGTGCTCAGCGGCGAGGACGAGGCCCGGCTCACCTTCCTCGCGGCCCGCCGCTGGACCGGCTGGTCGGCCGGTCGGCTGCTGGTCATCGACATCGGCGGCGGCTCGCTGGAGCTGTCCATCGGCACCGACGAGGAGCCGGACGTGGCCGCCTCGACGATGCTCGGCGCCGGCCGGGTCACGCGCGAGCTGCTGCAGGACGACCCGCCCAGCCCGGAGCAGGTCAAGGACGCCCGCCGCCGGGTCCGGGCCGTGCTCGCCCGGGAGATGCGGCCCTTCAGCAAGCAGGGGAGACCCGACTTCGCCGTCGGCACCTCCAAGACCATGCGCTCGCTGGCCCGGCTCACCGGCGCCGCGCCCAGCTCGGAGGGCCCCTTCGTCGCCCGTCGGCTGCAGGCCGCGGACCTCGGCGACGTCATCGCCCGGCTGACCCCGATGCCGAGCAGCCGGCGGACCGGCCTGCCCGGTGTCTCGGAGTCGCGGGCGCACCAGGTCCTGGCCGGCGCCATCGTCGCCGAGGCGGCGATGGACCTGCTCGGGGTGAGCGAGCTGGAGATCTGTCCGTGGGCGCTGCGCGAAGGGGTCATCCTGCGCTACCTGGACACGATGGAGGAGTCCGCCCGGGCACTGTCCGCCCAGTCCGGCGGCGTAGCCTCGGGCGCATGA
- the radA gene encoding DNA repair protein RadA, giving the protein MASPKTPGYRCTECGWTTVKWVGRCTECQSWGTVEEIGGATTRTAAAASLSRPARPIREVDAEQAAHRSTGVGEFDRVLGGGLVPGSVVLVAGEPGIGKSTLLLDVAARVGAQGDTLYVSGEESAAQVRARAERIGAVSDHLYLAAETDLATVLAQIDQVRPRLLVLDSVQTIASAQIDGAAGNVAQVREVAGSIIQRAKSTGTAVLLVGHVTKDGSIAGPRVLEHLVDVVVQFDGDRHSRLRLVRAVKNRYGPTDEVGCFDLADGGITGLPDPSGLFLSSRHISVPGTCATVTLEGRRPLVTEIQALVTKSQIPTPRRASVGLDSSRVSMIIAVLDKRAGAPVGGADTYVSTVGGVRISEPSSDLAVAVALASAITDLAVPHDLLALGEIGLSGEVRPAVGVARRLTEAARLGFRTALVPKGALADASPPAGMQVVEVVDVGAALQEVTRRQPRTTPSTITASA; this is encoded by the coding sequence ATGGCCTCCCCGAAGACACCCGGCTACCGGTGCACCGAGTGCGGCTGGACGACGGTGAAGTGGGTCGGCCGCTGCACCGAGTGCCAGTCCTGGGGCACCGTCGAGGAGATCGGTGGCGCCACCACCCGCACCGCCGCGGCGGCCAGCCTGAGCCGTCCGGCCCGCCCGATCCGCGAGGTGGACGCCGAGCAGGCGGCGCACCGCTCCACCGGTGTGGGCGAGTTCGACCGGGTGCTCGGCGGCGGGCTGGTGCCCGGGTCGGTGGTGCTCGTCGCCGGGGAGCCCGGGATCGGCAAGTCCACCCTGCTGCTCGATGTGGCCGCCCGGGTCGGCGCCCAGGGCGACACCCTCTACGTCTCCGGGGAGGAGTCGGCCGCCCAGGTGCGGGCCCGGGCCGAGCGGATCGGTGCCGTCAGCGACCACCTCTACCTGGCGGCGGAGACCGACCTGGCCACCGTGCTCGCCCAGATCGACCAGGTGCGTCCGCGGCTGCTCGTGCTCGACTCGGTGCAGACCATCGCCTCGGCCCAGATCGACGGCGCCGCCGGCAACGTCGCCCAGGTCCGGGAGGTGGCCGGCTCGATCATCCAGCGGGCGAAGTCCACCGGCACCGCGGTGCTGCTCGTCGGGCACGTCACCAAGGACGGCTCGATCGCCGGGCCGAGGGTGCTGGAGCACCTGGTGGACGTGGTCGTGCAGTTCGACGGGGACCGGCACTCCCGGCTGCGGCTGGTCCGCGCGGTGAAGAACCGGTACGGGCCCACCGACGAGGTCGGCTGCTTCGACCTCGCCGACGGCGGGATCACCGGGCTGCCCGACCCCAGCGGCCTCTTCCTCTCCAGCCGGCACATCAGCGTGCCCGGCACCTGCGCCACCGTGACCCTCGAGGGCCGACGCCCGCTGGTCACCGAGATCCAGGCGCTGGTCACCAAGAGCCAGATCCCCACCCCGCGCCGCGCCAGCGTCGGCCTGGACAGCAGCCGGGTCTCGATGATCATCGCGGTCCTGGACAAGCGGGCGGGCGCCCCCGTGGGCGGCGCGGACACCTACGTCTCGACCGTCGGCGGGGTGCGGATCAGCGAGCCGTCCAGCGACCTCGCCGTGGCCGTGGCCCTGGCCAGCGCGATCACCGACCTGGCGGTGCCGCACGACCTGCTGGCGCTCGGCGAGATCGGCCTCTCCGGCGAGGTCCGGCCCGCCGTCGGGGTGGCCCGGCGGCTCACCGAGGCGGCCCGGCTGGGCTTCCGCACCGCGCTGGTGCCGAAGGGAGCGCTGGCCGACGCCTCGCCCCCGGCGGGCATGCAGGTGGTCGAGGTGGTCGACGTCGGCGCCGCCCTGCAGGAGGTGACCCGACGCCAGCCCCGGACGACACCGAGCACGATCACAGCCAGCGCCTAG
- the disA gene encoding DNA integrity scanning diadenylate cyclase DisA — protein MADTEDELFRATLAAVAPGTELRDGLERILRGKTGALVVLGYDALVDSISGGGFDLDVEFSATRLRELAKMDGAVVVDAAVSKIVKAAVQLMPDPSIPTEESGTRHRTAQRVARQTGLPVVSVSQSMQIIALYVDGERHVLRTTPELVSQANQALQTLERYKARLDEVAGTLSALEIEDLVTVRDIASVMQRLEMVRRIREEVAGYVLELGTDGRLLTLQLEELAAGLDDDLAFVIRDYLPGDVPASQVQERLTRLDAGELLDLGAVAKTMGFPIVGESMDASVSPRGLRLLAKVPRLPGAIVERLVVHFGSLQGLLAAGVDDLMKVDGVGEGRARLVREGLSRLAESSILERYV, from the coding sequence GTGGCAGACACCGAGGACGAGCTCTTCCGGGCGACCCTGGCCGCGGTCGCGCCCGGGACCGAGCTGCGCGACGGCCTGGAGCGCATCCTGCGCGGCAAGACCGGCGCCCTGGTGGTCCTCGGCTACGACGCCCTGGTGGACTCGATCAGCGGCGGCGGCTTCGACCTGGACGTGGAGTTCTCGGCGACCCGGCTGCGGGAGCTGGCGAAGATGGACGGCGCGGTGGTCGTCGACGCCGCGGTGAGCAAGATCGTCAAGGCAGCCGTGCAGCTCATGCCGGACCCGAGCATCCCCACCGAGGAGAGCGGCACCCGCCACCGCACCGCGCAGCGGGTGGCCCGCCAGACCGGCCTGCCGGTGGTCTCGGTGAGCCAGTCGATGCAGATCATCGCCCTCTACGTCGACGGCGAGCGGCACGTGCTGCGCACCACCCCCGAGCTGGTCTCGCAGGCCAACCAGGCGCTGCAGACCCTGGAGCGCTACAAGGCCCGGCTGGACGAGGTCGCCGGGACCCTCTCCGCGCTGGAGATCGAGGACCTGGTCACGGTGCGCGACATCGCCTCGGTGATGCAGCGCCTGGAGATGGTCCGCCGGATCCGTGAGGAGGTGGCCGGCTACGTCCTCGAGCTGGGCACCGACGGCCGGCTGCTCACCCTGCAGCTGGAGGAGCTGGCCGCGGGGCTGGACGACGACCTCGCCTTCGTCATCCGGGACTACCTGCCCGGCGACGTCCCGGCCAGCCAGGTGCAGGAGCGGCTGACCCGGCTGGACGCCGGCGAGCTGCTCGACCTCGGCGCGGTCGCCAAGACGATGGGCTTCCCGATCGTCGGCGAGTCCATGGACGCCTCGGTCTCGCCGCGCGGGCTGCGGCTGCTGGCGAAGGTGCCGCGGCTGCCGGGGGCGATCGTCGAGCGCCTGGTGGTGCACTTCGGCTCGCTGCAGGGGCTGCTCGCTGCCGGCGTGGACGACCTGATGAAGGTGGACGGCGTCGGCGAGGGACGGGCCCGGCTGGTCCGTGAGGGGCTCTCCCGGCTGGCCGAGTCGTCGATCCTCGAGCGCTACGTGTGA
- a CDS encoding A/G-specific adenine glycosylase encodes MSPGPSPAVLHERVLTWWDEHARPLPWREPGCSAWGVFVSEVMSQQTPIARVLPAWQAWTERWPTPADLAADSPGEAVRMWQRLGYPRRARRLWEAAAQMVERHDGQVPRTHEELLALPGVGAYTAAAVASFAFGDPQVVIDTNVRRVLVRAREGRAQAAPSLTTAESALAADSMPREVDDANTWNAAVMELGALVCTARSPGCDRCPLLDVCAWQRAGCPPYEGPVRRAQAWHGTDRQARGALLAVLRESAGPVAGSALEDAWSDAAQRGRALRGLVEDGLVEPVDGGYALPA; translated from the coding sequence GTGAGCCCTGGCCCAAGCCCGGCGGTGCTGCACGAGCGGGTGCTGACCTGGTGGGACGAGCACGCCCGCCCGCTGCCCTGGCGCGAGCCCGGCTGCAGCGCCTGGGGTGTCTTCGTCTCCGAGGTGATGTCGCAGCAGACCCCGATCGCCCGGGTGCTGCCGGCGTGGCAGGCCTGGACCGAGCGCTGGCCGACCCCGGCGGACCTGGCCGCCGACTCCCCCGGCGAGGCGGTGCGGATGTGGCAGCGGCTGGGCTACCCGCGGCGCGCCCGACGGCTGTGGGAGGCCGCCGCGCAGATGGTGGAGCGGCACGACGGGCAGGTGCCACGCACCCACGAGGAGCTGCTGGCGCTGCCGGGCGTGGGCGCCTACACCGCGGCCGCGGTCGCCTCCTTCGCCTTCGGCGACCCGCAGGTGGTCATCGACACGAACGTGCGCCGGGTGCTGGTGCGGGCCCGGGAGGGGCGTGCCCAGGCGGCTCCCTCGCTCACCACCGCGGAGAGCGCGCTGGCCGCGGACTCGATGCCCCGCGAGGTGGACGACGCCAACACGTGGAACGCGGCGGTCATGGAGCTGGGGGCGCTGGTCTGCACCGCGCGGTCGCCGGGCTGCGACCGGTGCCCGCTGCTGGACGTGTGCGCCTGGCAGCGCGCCGGCTGCCCGCCCTACGAGGGCCCGGTGCGGCGGGCGCAGGCCTGGCACGGCACCGACCGGCAGGCGCGCGGTGCGCTGCTGGCGGTGCTGCGCGAGAGCGCCGGCCCGGTGGCCGGGTCCGCGCTCGAGGACGCCTGGTCGGACGCGGCCCAGCGCGGCCGGGCGCTGCGCGGCCTGGTCGAGGACGGCCTGGTCGAGCCGGTCGACGGCGGCTACGCCCTCCCGGCCTGA
- a CDS encoding amino-acid N-acetyltransferase — protein sequence MARHRPSRDVIVRRATTHDVKAIRELVRPLAEERVLLDKHAVTYYEAVPEFRVAEIDGEVVGCGAVHVLWQDVAEIRTLAVSRDHLGKGVGGHLMDYLITDARTYGVRRLFCLTFEIDFFVRHGFEAIDGQAVDQDVYQELLRSYDEGVAEFLDLEWVKPNTLGNTRMLRQL from the coding sequence CTGGCCCGACACCGGCCCTCCCGCGACGTCATCGTGCGGCGGGCGACCACCCACGACGTCAAGGCGATCCGCGAGCTGGTGCGTCCGCTGGCGGAGGAACGGGTGCTGCTGGACAAGCACGCGGTCACCTACTACGAGGCGGTACCGGAGTTCCGGGTGGCCGAGATCGACGGCGAGGTCGTCGGCTGCGGCGCGGTGCACGTGCTGTGGCAGGACGTCGCCGAGATCCGCACGCTGGCGGTCAGCCGCGACCACCTGGGGAAGGGGGTCGGCGGCCACCTCATGGACTACCTCATCACCGACGCGCGCACCTACGGCGTGCGCCGGCTCTTCTGCCTGACCTTCGAGATCGACTTCTTCGTGCGGCACGGCTTCGAGGCGATCGACGGCCAGGCGGTCGACCAGGACGTCTACCAGGAGCTGCTGCGCTCCTACGACGAGGGCGTCGCCGAGTTCCTCGACCTGGAGTGGGTCAAGCCGAACACCCTGGGCAACACCCGCATGCTCCGCCAGCTCTGA
- a CDS encoding LVIVD repeat-containing protein gives MRAAKSIGIIAAAMLAVGAGAQTAVAEGPNDRIGVSGTDLGTDEIGRSSNLKHLANLDPTGVLATGLGTDIAFQDDKAFVGNYDGFSIIDIRNPKKPRTIVQVSCPGSQNDVTVSGDLLYLSTDSSRSDDSCSSTSQSATVKESWEGIKVFDISDARNPQYVTAVETACGSHTNTLVPGSGKKAGNDYIYVSSYSPRDTYPDCQTPHDLISIVKVPKSNPTRAKVIDTPNLFPDGGYPGAPGPTEIADRSATTGCHDITALPHKGLAAGACMGDGIIMDIDDPERPRVIERVQDTENFAFWHSATFNADATKVVFTDELGGGSAATCNAEVGEKRGANAIYDLSRNGALSFRSYYKIDRHQGSTENCVAHNGSIIPVAGRDLMVQSWYQGGVSVWDFTNSKKPREIAYFERGALPEGVGIGGTWSTYYYNGHIYSSDIRRGFDVLRLKDRSTKKVDKVVMDELNVQSQPRYKVR, from the coding sequence ATGCGCGCAGCCAAGAGCATCGGGATCATCGCCGCGGCGATGCTGGCGGTCGGGGCGGGTGCCCAGACCGCCGTGGCCGAGGGACCGAACGACCGGATCGGGGTCTCCGGCACCGACCTCGGGACGGACGAGATCGGCCGCAGCAGCAACCTCAAGCACCTGGCCAACCTCGACCCCACCGGGGTCCTGGCCACGGGCCTGGGCACGGACATCGCCTTCCAGGACGACAAGGCCTTCGTCGGCAACTACGACGGCTTCTCAATCATCGACATCCGCAACCCGAAGAAGCCCCGGACCATCGTCCAGGTGAGCTGCCCGGGGTCGCAGAACGACGTCACCGTCTCCGGGGACCTGCTCTACCTCTCCACCGACTCCAGCCGCAGCGACGACTCCTGCTCCTCGACGAGCCAGTCGGCGACGGTCAAGGAGAGCTGGGAGGGCATCAAGGTCTTCGACATCTCCGACGCCCGCAACCCGCAGTACGTCACCGCGGTCGAGACCGCCTGCGGCTCGCACACCAACACCCTGGTGCCGGGGTCGGGCAAGAAGGCGGGCAACGACTACATCTACGTCTCCAGCTACTCGCCGCGGGACACCTACCCGGACTGCCAGACCCCGCACGACCTCATCTCGATCGTCAAGGTCCCCAAGAGCAACCCGACCCGGGCGAAGGTGATCGACACCCCGAACCTCTTCCCCGACGGCGGCTACCCCGGGGCGCCCGGCCCCACCGAGATCGCCGACCGCTCGGCGACCACCGGCTGCCACGACATCACCGCCCTGCCGCACAAGGGCCTGGCCGCCGGCGCCTGCATGGGCGACGGGATCATCATGGACATCGACGACCCGGAGCGACCCCGGGTGATCGAGCGGGTCCAGGACACCGAGAACTTCGCCTTCTGGCACTCGGCCACCTTCAACGCCGACGCGACGAAGGTCGTCTTCACCGACGAGCTCGGCGGCGGCAGCGCCGCCACCTGCAACGCCGAGGTGGGCGAGAAGCGCGGCGCCAACGCGATCTACGACCTCTCCCGCAACGGCGCGCTCAGCTTCCGCTCGTACTACAAGATCGACCGGCACCAGGGCAGCACCGAGAACTGCGTCGCCCACAACGGCTCGATCATCCCGGTCGCCGGGCGGGACCTCATGGTCCAGTCCTGGTACCAGGGAGGGGTGAGCGTCTGGGACTTCACCAACTCGAAGAAGCCGCGCGAGATCGCCTACTTCGAGCGAGGTGCGCTGCCGGAGGGCGTCGGCATCGGCGGCACCTGGTCGACCTACTACTACAACGGGCACATCTACAGCTCGGACATCCGTCGCGGCTTCGACGTGCTGCGGCTGAAGGATCGGTCGACGAAGAAGGTCGACAAGGTCGTCATGGACGAGCTGAACGTGCAGAGCCAGCCGCGCTACAAGGTCCGCTGA
- a CDS encoding DUF305 domain-containing protein — translation MRTTQRGAALLAALCLPLVAGCSGEPEGGSSPTATSPQDAPVLQPGRPGESNTSLTGTDAVATSSDSHNAADVTFLTDMIVHHAQAVVMGDLVEGRLTDDSVEDIASRITDEQRPEMDGMASSLKAWGEEPPPQASNPTFGMRDHHASGHADMPGMATEEELTELAEADGAEVDRLYLELMIAHHEGAVEMCDDVREQGRDERTSELADDITVTQQKQVDQMKGMLAAL, via the coding sequence ATGAGGACGACGCAGCGCGGCGCCGCCCTGCTCGCCGCGCTCTGCCTGCCGCTGGTGGCCGGCTGCTCGGGCGAGCCGGAGGGAGGCAGCAGCCCGACCGCGACCAGCCCGCAGGACGCCCCGGTGCTGCAGCCGGGCCGGCCCGGCGAGAGCAACACCTCGCTGACCGGGACCGATGCGGTGGCCACCTCCTCGGACAGCCACAACGCCGCGGACGTCACCTTCCTGACGGACATGATCGTCCACCACGCCCAGGCGGTCGTCATGGGCGACCTCGTCGAGGGACGCCTGACCGACGACTCGGTCGAGGACATCGCCTCGCGGATCACCGACGAGCAGCGCCCGGAGATGGACGGCATGGCGAGCTCGCTCAAGGCCTGGGGCGAGGAGCCTCCGCCGCAGGCCAGCAACCCCACCTTCGGCATGCGCGACCACCACGCTTCGGGGCATGCCGACATGCCCGGGATGGCCACCGAGGAGGAGCTCACCGAGCTCGCCGAGGCCGACGGCGCCGAGGTCGACCGGCTCTACCTGGAGCTGATGATCGCGCACCACGAGGGCGCGGTCGAGATGTGCGACGACGTGCGCGAGCAGGGTCGCGACGAGCGCACCAGCGAGCTGGCCGACGACATCACGGTCACCCAGCAGAAGCAGGTCGACCAGATGAAGGGCATGCTCGCCGCCCTCTGA
- a CDS encoding ArsR/SmtB family transcription factor: MATDDLSRVFAALADPTRRDIVARLSIGDATVGDLAAPYEMSLQAVSKHLKVLQDAGLVTRSREAQRRPVHLVAERLGQLTAWVHEHQRRAEEPMSRLDALLAEDSTTSTTITEGAGS; encoded by the coding sequence ATGGCCACGGACGACCTGTCCCGGGTCTTCGCCGCCCTGGCCGACCCCACCCGGCGCGACATCGTCGCCCGGCTGAGCATCGGGGACGCCACGGTCGGGGACCTGGCCGCGCCGTACGAGATGAGCCTGCAGGCGGTGAGCAAGCACCTCAAGGTCCTGCAGGACGCCGGACTGGTGACCCGCAGCCGCGAGGCGCAGCGCCGACCGGTGCATCTCGTGGCCGAGCGCCTGGGACAGCTGACCGCCTGGGTGCACGAGCACCAGCGCCGCGCCGAGGAGCCGATGTCCCGGCTCGACGCCCTCCTGGCCGAGGACAGCACCACCAGCACCACCATCACCGAAGGAGCAGGATCATGA
- a CDS encoding SRPBCC family protein, producing the protein MSEQTTRLTTARIEADPEVPAIRITRDFRATPAQLFRAHTDPELYARWVGPHELGTRIEHWEATRGGSWRFVNTRTGEQGTEEYAFYGSFHDVRPDRIVQTFTFEGMPDSVSLETLTFEDLGDGWTRLHAQSLVDSFEAREGMLASGMEVGIQEGYESLDALVAEGLATEGSAAAGSSA; encoded by the coding sequence ATGAGCGAGCAGACCACCCGCCTCACCACCGCGCGCATCGAGGCCGACCCGGAGGTGCCGGCCATCCGGATCACCCGGGACTTCCGGGCCACCCCGGCGCAGCTCTTCCGCGCGCACACCGACCCGGAGCTCTACGCCCGCTGGGTCGGCCCGCACGAGCTGGGCACCCGGATCGAGCACTGGGAGGCGACCCGCGGCGGCAGCTGGCGCTTCGTGAACACCCGAACCGGCGAGCAGGGCACCGAGGAGTACGCCTTCTACGGCAGCTTCCACGACGTGCGCCCGGACCGGATCGTGCAGACCTTCACCTTCGAGGGGATGCCCGACAGCGTGTCCCTGGAGACGCTGACCTTCGAGGACCTCGGCGACGGCTGGACCCGGCTGCACGCCCAGAGCCTCGTCGACTCCTTCGAGGCGCGCGAGGGGATGCTCGCCTCCGGGATGGAGGTCGGCATCCAGGAGGGGTACGAGTCGCTGGACGCGCTGGTCGCCGAGGGGCTGGCCACCGAGGGCTCGGCCGCGGCAGGATCGTCGGCATGA